One genomic segment of Sander lucioperca isolate FBNREF2018 chromosome 10, SLUC_FBN_1.2, whole genome shotgun sequence includes these proteins:
- the LOC116058512 gene encoding polymeric immunoglobulin receptor-like isoform X1, with product MNVHHTLICFFFLSLQDGSPIDVYLQTEGGDIGVYCYSPLDGNTTFFCKNECKDKGDLLIETRNDTAQSGRYGMDYETLIANTYLTVSISQLTKSDSGRYRCGLNRSLSSDSYSDFEVIVVDALLARNPPEVKTFYKTTGDNIIVSCFFSVSGSRMYFCREECEDKDILVQTTNVSVQSDRYSVRYVGGFVSGGYLYVKISQLTRADSGLYRCGLNTSFSPDPYQEFRIVITDGEIQGVLLYLVVILLIIVIICLLALTIVCIRRKHKPNGTTGGQSDARNLKVAPDFSKGNGNPVFNMEDSTYMNIDAASRDKDQRYATISKKQHP from the exons ATGAACGTCCATCACACGTTGAtctgcttcttcttcctct CTCTGCAGGATGGAAGCCCAATCGATGTCTACTTGCAAACTGAAGGAGGAGATATCGGAGTTTATTGCTACTCCcctttggatggaaacacaacgTTCTTCTGTAAGAATGAATGTAAAGACAAAGGAGACCTTCTCATTGAAACACGTAATGACACGGCTCAGAGCGGCAGATATGGGATGGACTATGAAACACTAATAGCAAACACTTATCTTACCGTCAGCATCTCCCAGCTGACCAAGTCTGACTCTGGGCGGTACAGGTGTGGTCTGAACAGGTCTCTGTCTTCAGATTCATACAGCGACTTTGAAGTCATTGTTGTAGATG CACTGCTGGCAAGAAATCCTCCTGAAGTAAAAACCTTCTATAAGACCACTGGAGATAACATCATCGTGTCATGCTTCTTTTCTGTCTCTGGAAGCAGGATGTACTTCTGTAGGGAAGAATGTGAAGACAAAGACATTCTGGTTCAAACTACTAATGTCAGCGTTCAGAGTGACAGATACAGCGTCAGATATGTAGGAGGATTTGTGTCTGGAGGATATCTGTATGTGAAGATCTCCCAGCTGACCAGGGCTGACTCAGGACTCTACAGGTGTGGTCTGAACACATCTTTCTCTCCGGATCCTTACCAAGAGTTTAGGATCGTTATCACAGATGGTGAGATTCAAG GTGTGCTGTTGTATTTGGTCGTGATTCTTCTCATCATTGTCATCATCTGTCTGCTGGCGCTGACGATCGTCTGTATTCGGAGGAAGCACAAGCCCAACG GTACCACTGGAGGACAGTCAGATGCCAGGAACTTGAAG GTTGCCCCAGATTTCTCTAAAGGGAACGGTAATCCAGTCTTCAACATGGAAGACTCCACCTACATGAACATCGATGCAGCCAGCAGAGATAAGGACCAAAGATACGCTACAatttcaaaaaaacaacacccaTGA
- the LOC116058512 gene encoding polymeric immunoglobulin receptor-like isoform X2 has translation MNVHHTLICFFFLSLQDGSPIDVYLQTEGGDIGVYCYSPLDGNTTFFCKNECKDKGDLLIETRNDTAQSGRYGMDYETLIANTYLTVSISQLTKSDSGRYRCGLNRSLSSDSYSDFEVIVVDALLARNPPEVKTFYKTTGDNIIVSCFFSVSGSRMYFCREECEDKDILVQTTNVSVQSDRYSVRYVGGFVSGGYLYVKISQLTRADSGLYRCGLNTSFSPDPYQEFRIVITDGVLLYLVVILLIIVIICLLALTIVCIRRKHKPNGTTGGQSDARNLKVAPDFSKGNGNPVFNMEDSTYMNIDAASRDKDQRYATISKKQHP, from the exons ATGAACGTCCATCACACGTTGAtctgcttcttcttcctct CTCTGCAGGATGGAAGCCCAATCGATGTCTACTTGCAAACTGAAGGAGGAGATATCGGAGTTTATTGCTACTCCcctttggatggaaacacaacgTTCTTCTGTAAGAATGAATGTAAAGACAAAGGAGACCTTCTCATTGAAACACGTAATGACACGGCTCAGAGCGGCAGATATGGGATGGACTATGAAACACTAATAGCAAACACTTATCTTACCGTCAGCATCTCCCAGCTGACCAAGTCTGACTCTGGGCGGTACAGGTGTGGTCTGAACAGGTCTCTGTCTTCAGATTCATACAGCGACTTTGAAGTCATTGTTGTAGATG CACTGCTGGCAAGAAATCCTCCTGAAGTAAAAACCTTCTATAAGACCACTGGAGATAACATCATCGTGTCATGCTTCTTTTCTGTCTCTGGAAGCAGGATGTACTTCTGTAGGGAAGAATGTGAAGACAAAGACATTCTGGTTCAAACTACTAATGTCAGCGTTCAGAGTGACAGATACAGCGTCAGATATGTAGGAGGATTTGTGTCTGGAGGATATCTGTATGTGAAGATCTCCCAGCTGACCAGGGCTGACTCAGGACTCTACAGGTGTGGTCTGAACACATCTTTCTCTCCGGATCCTTACCAAGAGTTTAGGATCGTTATCACAGATG GTGTGCTGTTGTATTTGGTCGTGATTCTTCTCATCATTGTCATCATCTGTCTGCTGGCGCTGACGATCGTCTGTATTCGGAGGAAGCACAAGCCCAACG GTACCACTGGAGGACAGTCAGATGCCAGGAACTTGAAG GTTGCCCCAGATTTCTCTAAAGGGAACGGTAATCCAGTCTTCAACATGGAAGACTCCACCTACATGAACATCGATGCAGCCAGCAGAGATAAGGACCAAAGATACGCTACAatttcaaaaaaacaacacccaTGA